From the Magnetococcales bacterium genome, the window CGTTTGAAACTGTCGAAAGAGTAGAGGCGGGGGTGGTGCTTCACCTGGCTGGCAACATGCGTATCGCCATTCCCAAGGCCCGGGGCAAGGTGTGCCCGGTAGAGAGCCTTGAGCGGTGGCTGGCAGAGTCCGGAATCACAACCGGACCTCTCTTTCAGGGGATCAGTCGTCACAGCCGATTGACCGGCAAACCCCTCACCACCCACGGGGTCGCTCTGATCGTCAAACAACGGGTCCAGGCGGTTGGGCTCGACCCGGCACTCTACAGCAGCCACAGCCTGCGATCCGGGCTTGGGATAAGTGCTGCGGCTGAGGGCATCACCCCTGAAAAGATAAGCGCCCAGATCGACCGCAAGGGCCGCGCTGCCGCTCTTTTGACAGCAGATCTTGAAGAACTCTTCCAAAATAACGCCGCCTCCATTCTCTAAATTCCCGCCGAGTTTTACCGATCCTGTTCAGCCCTTCCCTCTGACTGAAAAGCTCTTCATTGGCCTGACATCACCTCGCTGCTACCAGCCATCATCAACCATCCATTCTCTTTCAGAAGACCGCCACCAAGCCTCTTGCTTATCCTGTATGCCCCCTATAACACATCCATCCATCAGCAGATAGAAAAAAACGCATTGTTTTTTACTTATATAACATTTACAGAAACTTGCACACATCTTTAGCTTTCGTTATTTATAATTAACAATATCTAGAAAGAACCCCTCCAGTGCGCTTATAGAAATTTATGGAAGGTTAGAAATCGATCCAAAAAATCGGCCCAATCAATGGCATTTCCAGCATGGCTGCCAGAATGAGCACGACACCAAAATCCAAAATGGACATGACGCAACAATCAGCTAGGGGGGGCCATCTGGCTGAGGCATATCCTGAAAGAGAGGAACCTCACCCCATTGATCTCAGCCAGCCAAGCAGATATGCCCAGCTGCCGATACCGTTGGAATCAATGCAATGCCAGGGCCAAAACAGGAATGGCTGGAAGGATAGATGGGAAGCCGGAAAGCGTTTTGAATGCCGGATGATCCAGGCTTTGGAAGCACAGCTGATATGGCAGGATTCGCTGCCATCTGGGGGCGAAGAGGAAAAACGGGATAATGGAAAATGGAGAAGAGAGGATTGCGGACAAAAAGGTCGGGGTTACTCCGCCAGGACCACCAGATTACGTCCTCCGTTTTTGGCTTGATAGAGAGCCTTGTCAGCGGCATCGTTCAGGGTGGAAGGATCAGAATGGTGGGGGAACATGGCGATACCACAGGAGAAGGTTTTTTGGAAGCTGATCTCTTCGAACCGGTGCTCAATCTTACCAAAAGCCTCCCGCAGTTCATTCATGATGTGCGAGGCCGTTTCTCCATCGGTCCCCACCAAAATAACCGCAAACTCCTCCCCACCAAAGCGCCCCACGATGTCGGTATTACGCAGGCGCTGTTTGAGGAGACGAGCCAGGCTTTTGATCACCCGATCCCCAGTGGGATGGCCGTAGGTGTCGTTGACCGCCTTGAACTTGTCGATATCAAGCATGGCAAAAGCCAGGGGATCCTTCTGGCGTTTGGCCCGGTCCACCTCAATAATCAGCCGTTCCCGGGTGGTGGTGTGGTTGTAGAGACCGGTCAAGCCATCCCGCACCATGAGTGAGCGCAATTTTCTGGCTCGGGATATCCGGGAAATCACGGACGAGATGAGATGGTCAGGAAGGATAGGCTTGGTTAAAAAATCATCCCCCCCCAGACTCATGGCCGCCAGCTGACGGGTGATGTCGGTTTCAGCGGAGAGAAAAACGATGGGGGTGGTGAGGAACGACTCCTGCTGACGCAACACACTCGCCAGCTCCAGACCGGAACAGCCCGGCATATAAAGATCCATCAAAATCAAATCGGGCTGAAAAGCGGTGAGGGGTTCCATCACCTGAAGGGGATCGGTCACCACACAGGTCCGCATACCGGCTCCCTGAAGCACCAGGGAAAAATGCTCTGCCAGGGATCTGGAATCTTCGATGATGCAAACCCGAAACGCCTCCGGATCATATCCCACCACCAGATTGTCCAGGGTATCCACCAGCAGGGAGATATCCACCGGCTTTCTGAAAAAAGCCTTCCCACCCGCCCGAACAGTTTTCAGACGGCTATCCAGATCATCCTGATTAGAGATAAAAACCACGGTGAGGGCGGAATCGCGTTTTTTTTC encodes:
- a CDS encoding diguanylate cyclase, translating into MILEKLAAARQKFADRLPDRMREIQETWKDIGQDGWTIESFQAFHRMVHNLAGTSGTFGFPDVGRAARRTEVILKEILRNESLPNKEQEQAIANGLRFLYQTAGSDTGIDTDIDTEPATAMETPSVVKKADEKRIFLVDAEADQTQELATQLQYYGYTIDIFSTLAEFRKGLEETEPAAVIMSTQLPDGQGNKAISVLEKKRDSALTVVFISNQDDLDSRLKTVRAGGKAFFRKPVDISLLVDTLDNLVVGYDPEAFRVCIIEDSRSLAEHFSLVLQGAGMRTCVVTDPLQVMEPLTAFQPDLILMDLYMPGCSGLELASVLRQQESFLTTPIVFLSAETDITRQLAAMSLGGDDFLTKPILPDHLISSVISRISRARKLRSLMVRDGLTGLYNHTTTRERLIIEVDRAKRQKDPLAFAMLDIDKFKAVNDTYGHPTGDRVIKSLARLLKQRLRNTDIVGRFGGEEFAVILVGTDGETASHIMNELREAFGKIEHRFEEISFQKTFSCGIAMFPHHSDPSTLNDAADKALYQAKNGGRNLVVLAE